In a genomic window of Branchiostoma lanceolatum isolate klBraLanc5 chromosome 12, klBraLanc5.hap2, whole genome shotgun sequence:
- the LOC136445644 gene encoding E3 ubiquitin-protein ligase Siah1-like: MSRQTISGKPNRHTPTSSATSTQDLAGLFECPVCFDYVLPPILQCQSGHLVCSSCRPKLSCCPTCRGPLGNIRNLAMEKVASTVMFPCKYASAGCPVTLLHTEKPDHEEICDFRPYSCPCPGSSCKWQGSLDAVMPHLTHAHKSITTLQGEDIVFLATDINLPGAVDWVMMQSCFGHNFMLVLEKQEKYDGHQQFFAIVQLIGTRKQAENFAYRLELNGHRRRLTWEATPRSIHEGVASAISSSDCLVFDTNIARLFADNGNLGINVTISTC; encoded by the exons ATGAGCCGACAGACGATAAGCGGGAAGCCGAACCGGCACACACCGACGAGCAGTGCGACGTCGACGCAGGACCTGGCGGGACTGTTTGAGTGTCCGGTGTGCTTCGACTACGTCCTTCCCCCCATACTACAGTGCCAGAGCGGACACCTGGTGTGCTCCAGCTGCAGACCCAAGCTGTCATGCTGTCCAACATGCAGAGGGCCGCTGG GCAACATCAGAAACCTGGCCATGGAGAAAGTCGCCAGCACAGTCATGTTCCCCTGCAAGTACGCGTCGGCAGGCTGTCCTGTTACATTGTTGCACACag AAAAGCCGGACCATGAGGAGATCTGTGACTTCAGACCGTACTCGTGCCCGTGTCCGGGGTCCTCCTGTAAGTGGCAGGGTTCGCTGGACGCCGTCATGCCACACctgacacatgcacacaaatcCATAACAACACTACAAG GAGAGGACATAGTGTTCCTGGCCACAGATATAAACCTCCCCGGGGCGGTGGACTGGGTCATGATGCAGTCGTGCTTCGGACACAACTTCATGTTAGTCCTGGAGAAGCAGGAGAAGTACGACGGACACCAGCAGTTCTTCGCTATTGTACAGCTAATAGGTACCAGAAAACAGGCCGAGAACTTTGCCTACAG ACTGGAATTGAACGGCCATCGGCGGAGACTGACGTGGGAAGCCACGCCCAGGTCGATCCACGAGGGCGTGGCCTCGGCCATCAGCAGCAGCGACTGTCTGGTCTTCGACACCAACATCGCCAGACTCTTCGCGGATAACGGGAACCTAGGAATCAATGTCACCATCTCAACCTGCTGA